The Fulvivirga maritima genome segment TTGTTACATTTGTTAGAGCAGGAAGGTTATACTCTGGAGCCAGTCTTTTAATCCTCTTCTTCTGGTAGCTTAGCGTATTGTTTTTTTATCTTTTCTGAGTAGAAATAGACAGGGTCTTTAGATTCACTAAATTCCTGCCAAAGTTTATAAGGTACCTGAGGATAAACCTGAAAAACAGAATCTGATTCTTTGGCTACCAGATAACCGGTTTTTCCGTCGCATGAATAGTAGCGAAGGGCTTGTGGTGTGAGGTGTTTGGAAATGGAGAGCGTTTCTTTCAGGCGAAAAGTGGTGGTGCTAAGCGCTTTTATAGCCTCTACGTAGTTAGTGAATTCTGCGGGGAGCTCATGGCAGTTAGTATTTTCAGGGCCTTTTTCAAAATTATGCTGAACCTGTGCGTTACTTAAGGCCGGGCTTAACAAAAGTAGGGCGAAGAGTATCTGTTTCATAGCTTTTGCTTTGCCAGGTGAGTCAAAGTGTTATAATCATCAGTGCTGAAAGTGATGAGTATAATTTTACCGAAAGAAGAATTTTTGGATAAATAAGCCTGGGTGGTTTTTAGGGCTATCTTGGCGGCTCTCTCAAAAGGGAAGCCATAAACGCCAGTGCTAATAGAAGGAAAAGCTATGCTGCTAATATCATTCTCTTTGGCCAGTTTAAGGCTGTTTGAGTAACAGTTGGCCAGTAATTGGTCTTCATTGTTATTGCCACCACGCCAGACTGGCCCAACAGTGGAGATAACATATTTTGCCTTAAGGTTAAAACCGGGGCTTAGCTTGGCTTCTCCGGTTTCACAGCCATGAAGGGTTTTGTTAAATTGAAGTAACTCAGGGCCTGCAGCTCGGTGTATAGCTCCATCTACGCCGCCACCTCCTAATAATGATGAGTTGGCAGCGTTAACAATGGCATCTACCTCCAGTTGAGTAATGTCTCCCTGAGTGATTTCAAGTCTTTTGTCTATATGTGAATTAGAACCAGCTTCCACCTAAATGTCTAAACGGCCAAGGAATAGATATGAGCATAATTAACAGGCCAATGGCATAGAATGTTAATATGGTTTTAAACTTTTTGCCGTCATCAGTAAGTCTTTTTGCTTTACTGTATCCAATAGTGATTAGCGCAATGGCTATGACCATCATTACACTGTGCTCTACTAAGTAAAACCGTAAAGCAGGTTCACCCATAGAAGATCCGGAAAAAATCACTTTAGGGCTGATGAAGTAAAGAATAACACCCACTACCAGTTGTATGTGAGTAAATATAAGGGCAAATAAGGCTGCTTTTTTATCTTTTCCTGTATAAGGAACAGTGCCTTTTGTTTTGCCTATTGAATTAATGATAGCATATAGTATCGATATGAGTACCAGCCATCTAAGTCCTGAGTGTGCGTGTATGAGTATCTGCATTGTATTGTAATAAAATAAAAAACCGGACTAAAGT includes the following:
- a CDS encoding O-acetyl-ADP-ribose deacetylase, which translates into the protein MEAGSNSHIDKRLEITQGDITQLEVDAIVNAANSSLLGGGGVDGAIHRAAGPELLQFNKTLHGCETGEAKLSPGFNLKAKYVISTVGPVWRGGNNNEDQLLANCYSNSLKLAKENDISSIAFPSISTGVYGFPFERAAKIALKTTQAYLSKNSSFGKIILITFSTDDYNTLTHLAKQKL
- a CDS encoding cytochrome B, with amino-acid sequence MQILIHAHSGLRWLVLISILYAIINSIGKTKGTVPYTGKDKKAALFALIFTHIQLVVGVILYFISPKVIFSGSSMGEPALRFYLVEHSVMMVIAIALITIGYSKAKRLTDDGKKFKTILTFYAIGLLIMLISIPWPFRHLGGSWF